In one Pseudomonas marginalis genomic region, the following are encoded:
- a CDS encoding RsiV family protein has protein sequence MSLLKIASVACIALTLGACQSLFQPSYRTPLEATRDASEQSKPGCAASDCPLVNIDTVHFAKEPKLDALIEQRLLEMTRTNAGDPLPSSLESYREQFLGTAAPRNSMYLQAKVREQHDGLVIIELSSYLDQGATHGEPGRAFINYSRQQQKALWLSDMLLPGKEDAFWKAAQVAHNSWLISTRLSLEPEFVKTYPFQKTPNVALTYGGVILKYPTSTIAPYALGHVELQIPYSRLEGILKPELVPARR, from the coding sequence ATGTCGCTTTTAAAAATCGCCTCCGTGGCCTGCATCGCCCTGACCCTCGGCGCCTGCCAAAGCCTGTTCCAACCCAGCTATCGCACACCGCTGGAAGCCACCCGCGACGCCAGCGAGCAGAGCAAGCCGGGCTGCGCCGCCAGCGATTGCCCGCTGGTGAATATCGACACCGTGCACTTTGCCAAGGAACCCAAGCTGGATGCCTTGATCGAACAACGCCTGCTGGAAATGACCCGTACCAACGCGGGCGACCCGCTGCCGTCGAGCCTGGAGTCCTATCGCGAGCAATTCCTCGGCACCGCCGCCCCACGCAACAGCATGTACTTGCAGGCCAAGGTACGGGAGCAGCATGACGGTTTGGTAATCATCGAGCTGTCCAGCTACCTGGACCAGGGCGCCACCCACGGCGAGCCTGGCCGCGCGTTCATCAACTATTCGCGTCAGCAGCAAAAGGCCCTGTGGCTGAGCGATATGCTGCTGCCAGGCAAGGAAGACGCGTTCTGGAAAGCCGCCCAGGTGGCCCACAACAGCTGGCTGATCAGCACCCGCCTGAGCCTGGAACCGGAGTTCGTGAAAACCTACCCGTTCCAGAAAACCCCGAACGTGGCGCTGACCTACGGGGGCGTGATCCTCAAGTACCCCACCAGCACCATCGCGCCGTACGCCCTGGGCCATGTCGAGTTGCAGATCCCCTACTCGCGCCTGGAAGGCATCCTCAAGCCTGAGCTGGTGCCCGCGCGCCGCTGA
- a CDS encoding NUDIX domain-containing protein, with the protein MTDIAKSTPSTIEIVQRDNAYKGFYQLDRVQLRHEKFAGGMSRVINREVFVRHDAVCVLPYDPQRDEVVLNEQFRVGAMGRTDNPWLIEMVAGLIDRDEQPEEVAHREAEEEAGLTFSALWPITKYFPSPGGSTEFVHLYLGRCDSSGAGGVHGLEEEAEDIRVTVWAFEDALQAVRDGRISNAASIIALQWLALNRAEVRGLWQ; encoded by the coding sequence ATGACAGACATTGCGAAATCGACGCCGAGCACGATCGAGATTGTTCAGCGCGACAATGCCTACAAGGGCTTCTACCAGCTCGATCGCGTGCAATTGCGCCACGAAAAATTCGCTGGCGGCATGAGCCGAGTGATCAATCGCGAAGTCTTCGTCCGTCACGACGCCGTGTGTGTTCTGCCCTACGATCCGCAGCGTGATGAAGTGGTGCTCAACGAGCAGTTTCGCGTGGGTGCCATGGGCCGTACCGACAATCCATGGTTGATCGAGATGGTCGCCGGCCTGATCGACAGGGATGAGCAGCCGGAGGAGGTTGCACACCGCGAGGCCGAGGAGGAAGCTGGGCTGACGTTCTCCGCACTGTGGCCGATCACCAAGTATTTCCCGTCGCCCGGTGGCAGTACCGAATTTGTCCACTTGTACCTGGGTCGCTGCGACAGCTCGGGGGCCGGTGGTGTCCATGGACTGGAAGAAGAGGCAGAAGACATCCGCGTCACGGTCTGGGCTTTTGAAGACGCCCTGCAAGCCGTGCGCGACGGCAGGATTTCCAACGCAGCCAGCATTATCGCCCTGCAATGGCTTGCGCTTAATCGCGCGGAAGTGAGGGGGTTATGGCAGTAA
- a CDS encoding DUF1249 domain-containing protein, giving the protein MAVKARERYRVDLIGLQAACEANYARLMRLLPDMRHTPEARRIGVTHGDQMLGVLALEVIVNCPYTTTLRVRQEHSLPWLPVPQLEVQVYHDARMAEVISAEHARRFRSIYPYPNVFMHQPDEKAQLNVFLGEWLSHCLALGHEFEVVR; this is encoded by the coding sequence ATGGCAGTAAAGGCACGGGAACGTTATCGAGTCGACCTGATCGGGCTGCAAGCCGCCTGCGAGGCCAACTATGCGCGGCTGATGCGCCTGTTGCCCGACATGCGCCACACCCCGGAGGCGCGCCGCATCGGCGTGACCCATGGCGACCAGATGCTGGGCGTGCTGGCCCTGGAAGTCATCGTCAATTGCCCGTACACCACCACCCTGCGGGTGCGCCAGGAACACAGCCTGCCGTGGCTGCCGGTGCCGCAGCTGGAAGTGCAGGTGTACCACGATGCGCGGATGGCCGAAGTGATCAGCGCCGAACATGCGCGGCGCTTTCGCAGCATTTATCCTTACCCGAATGTGTTCATGCACCAGCCCGATGAGAAAGCACAGCTCAATGTGTTCCTCGGTGAATGGTTGAGCCACTGCCTGGCCCTGGGCCACGAGTTCGAAGTCGTGCGGTAG
- the cpdA gene encoding 3',5'-cyclic-AMP phosphodiesterase, translated as MPSVSTLNPDAALLVQLSDSHLFAEADSLLLGMNTRESLQRVIGLVRQQQPHIDLVVATGDLSQDGTLASYQAFRDLTQQIKAPARWIPGNHDEPHIMVHAAAHSDLLEPVVDVGNWRITLLDSAVPGSVPGYLQDSQLQLLAQALSEAPNRHHLVCFHHHPVPIGCAWMEPIGLRNPDALFAVLDRFPQVRAVLWGHVHQEIDRERNGVRLLASPSTCIQFAPGSEDFKVSEQAPGYRWLRLYADGRLETGVERVEGFAFQVDYGSDGY; from the coding sequence TTGCCGAGCGTATCCACCTTGAACCCCGATGCTGCGCTGCTGGTGCAGCTGTCCGACAGCCACCTGTTTGCCGAGGCCGACAGCCTGCTGTTGGGCATGAACACCCGTGAGAGCCTGCAGCGGGTGATTGGATTGGTGCGCCAGCAACAGCCGCACATCGACCTGGTAGTGGCCACGGGGGACTTGTCCCAGGACGGTACGCTGGCGTCTTACCAGGCATTTCGTGACCTGACTCAGCAGATCAAGGCCCCGGCGCGCTGGATTCCCGGTAATCACGACGAACCGCATATTATGGTGCACGCCGCCGCGCACAGTGACCTGCTGGAGCCCGTAGTGGACGTCGGCAACTGGCGTATCACCCTGCTCGACTCCGCCGTGCCGGGCTCGGTGCCGGGCTACCTGCAGGATTCGCAGCTGCAATTGCTGGCTCAAGCCTTGAGCGAAGCCCCGAACCGCCATCATCTGGTGTGTTTCCACCATCACCCGGTGCCCATCGGCTGTGCGTGGATGGAACCTATCGGTTTGCGCAACCCCGATGCGTTGTTTGCCGTGCTGGACCGTTTTCCGCAGGTGAGGGCAGTGCTCTGGGGCCACGTGCACCAGGAGATCGACCGCGAGCGCAACGGCGTGCGCCTGCTGGCTTCGCCGTCCACCTGCATCCAGTTCGCGCCGGGCAGCGAGGATTTCAAGGTCAGCGAGCAAGCGCCGGGTTATCGTTGGTTGCGCCTGTATGCCGACGGACGGTTGGAGACCGGGGTGGAGCGGGTCGAAGGCTTCGCCTTCCAGGTGGACTACGGCAGTGACGGCTATTGA
- a CDS encoding M14 family metallopeptidase has product MKTLEQVRASLTPYPVEVEFPDLSQWKAGNCGIDYVHSFDSGTPGPHVLVMALTHGNEVSGAIAVDALLRSGVRPRKGRLSLAFGNIEAYHRFDPHDIDATRFVDEDMNRVWLPSTLDGDRDSVELRRARELRPLIDSVDLLLDIHSMHEESPPLMMCGACAKGLKFAKSLGVPATVVVDAGHANGRRMRDYGGFGDPASQKNALLIETGQHFSKKSQHVALDIAARFLMATDAVAEADVLKLLSQEKPEPQQCLQVTEPVIAHGMDFRFTDDFRGLERIAQAGTVIARDDRREIVTPHDDCVLIQPSLRQLGPGVTVVRLAKVLDI; this is encoded by the coding sequence ATGAAAACCCTTGAGCAGGTTCGTGCATCACTGACACCGTACCCTGTGGAAGTCGAGTTCCCCGATCTCAGCCAATGGAAAGCCGGCAACTGCGGGATCGACTATGTCCACAGTTTTGACAGCGGCACGCCTGGGCCACATGTGCTGGTCATGGCACTGACCCATGGCAATGAAGTCAGCGGAGCAATCGCAGTAGACGCCTTGCTGCGCAGCGGCGTGCGCCCTCGCAAAGGCCGTTTGTCACTGGCGTTCGGCAATATCGAGGCCTATCACCGCTTCGACCCACACGACATTGACGCCACCCGTTTTGTCGACGAGGACATGAACCGTGTCTGGCTACCATCAACACTGGACGGCGACCGAGACTCCGTGGAACTGCGTCGCGCACGTGAGCTGCGACCGCTGATCGACAGTGTCGACTTGCTGCTCGATATCCATTCGATGCACGAAGAATCCCCACCACTGATGATGTGTGGGGCCTGCGCCAAAGGCCTGAAATTCGCAAAATCGTTAGGCGTACCGGCAACCGTGGTGGTCGACGCCGGCCACGCCAATGGCCGGCGTATGCGTGACTATGGTGGGTTTGGCGATCCCGCCAGCCAAAAAAACGCACTGCTGATCGAGACCGGCCAACATTTTTCTAAAAAAAGCCAACACGTCGCCCTCGATATTGCCGCACGCTTCCTGATGGCGACTGATGCAGTCGCCGAGGCCGACGTCTTGAAGCTCCTGAGCCAGGAAAAGCCGGAGCCCCAGCAATGCCTGCAAGTCACTGAACCGGTGATCGCCCACGGCATGGACTTCCGTTTTACCGATGACTTCCGCGGCCTTGAGCGCATAGCCCAGGCTGGAACAGTGATCGCTCGAGACGACCGGCGCGAGATCGTCACACCCCATGACGACTGCGTGTTGATCCAGCCCTCGCTGCGGCAGTTGGGTCCAGGGGTTACGGTAGTGAGGCTGGCGAAGGTTCTGGATATTTAG
- a CDS encoding MFS transporter — MTTQSSALSSARAPTRRGPWKEIIAASVGNALEFYDLLIYGYFAVVIGKQFFPSDNETTSLLLAVGSFGISFLMRPLGAIVLGSYTDRAGRKASLTLSIMIMLVGTAMITFAPTYEQIGLAAPLLIIVARMLQGFSTGGEFGAATAFMVEHADAGRRGFFASWQLSTQGLATVLAAGVSAILSYALSDVQLNDWGWRVAFGFGLLIGPVGFYIRRQIDETPDFKKNVANVAVKTPLRDVLIKGHVSLLLAIGVVAGATAFNYVHKLYMPIYAFKQLSITATSSYLGALMTGITLMLMAPIFGGLSDRHGRFRVLTIALSITGLSSYPMFLLLNIFPSFSTLLVVQALVGVLIAACLGPIPAMLADIFPTSIRGTGLALSYNFSVTLFGGFAPLIVTWMIEASGSKLAPSFYVMATILISVLAIACLGRRMRSAHPCAS, encoded by the coding sequence ATGACAACTCAATCATCCGCCTTATCATCGGCCCGAGCTCCCACCCGGCGCGGCCCATGGAAAGAGATCATCGCTGCCAGCGTCGGCAACGCGCTGGAGTTCTATGACTTACTGATCTATGGCTATTTTGCAGTCGTCATCGGCAAACAGTTTTTTCCGTCCGATAACGAAACCACCTCATTGCTGCTGGCCGTAGGCTCGTTCGGCATTTCCTTTTTGATGCGCCCGCTGGGCGCCATTGTGCTCGGTTCATACACCGACAGAGCCGGACGAAAGGCGTCATTGACGCTGTCGATCATGATCATGCTGGTCGGCACCGCAATGATTACGTTCGCCCCGACCTACGAGCAGATCGGCCTGGCGGCGCCGCTGCTGATCATCGTTGCCCGCATGCTCCAGGGGTTTTCCACGGGCGGCGAATTTGGCGCGGCGACCGCGTTCATGGTCGAACACGCCGACGCCGGGCGACGGGGTTTCTTTGCCAGCTGGCAATTGTCTACCCAGGGGCTGGCAACTGTGCTGGCGGCGGGTGTCAGTGCGATCCTCAGCTATGCGCTGTCGGATGTGCAGTTGAACGATTGGGGCTGGCGTGTAGCCTTCGGCTTCGGCCTGCTGATCGGGCCGGTAGGCTTTTACATTCGCAGACAAATCGATGAAACGCCGGACTTCAAGAAAAACGTAGCCAACGTAGCGGTCAAGACCCCACTGCGGGATGTCCTGATCAAAGGGCACGTCAGCCTGTTGCTGGCTATCGGCGTGGTGGCGGGCGCGACCGCATTCAATTACGTGCATAAGCTGTACATGCCGATCTACGCCTTTAAACAACTGAGCATCACCGCCACGTCGTCCTACCTGGGGGCCCTGATGACCGGCATTACGTTGATGCTCATGGCCCCGATTTTCGGTGGGCTTTCCGATCGCCACGGGCGATTCCGAGTGTTGACCATCGCCTTGTCGATTACCGGACTGTCGTCTTATCCGATGTTCCTGCTGCTCAATATCTTCCCCAGTTTCTCCACGCTGCTGGTCGTGCAAGCGCTTGTCGGCGTATTGATTGCGGCCTGCCTGGGGCCAATCCCGGCAATGCTTGCCGACATCTTCCCAACCAGCATTCGCGGTACTGGGCTGGCGCTGAGCTACAACTTTTCCGTGACCCTGTTTGGTGGTTTCGCCCCGTTGATCGTGACCTGGATGATCGAGGCAAGCGGCAGCAAACTGGCGCCGAGCTTTTATGTGATGGCAACCATTTTGATCAGCGTACTGGCGATCGCCTGCCTGGGCCGGCGCATGCGCAGCGCCCATCCCTGCGCCAGTTAA
- a CDS encoding LysR family transcriptional regulator, producing the protein MQLEWLEDFVELARTRSLSRAAENRCVTHPAFGRRIRALEEWVGTPLIERKQPLSLTPCGLLFLDAATQSLELLGTVRAQFKNDTLSRDEPVRIATGRTLACDFFPDWYESLHPKLGSFAVSLLTSGAQEAISRLSAGEVDLLLSFSSPLTQTLLDPEHFDSRVLAKEELLPVSAPSAPGQPQLQILADSNALPIPWLAFSPTLTLRSVLARHLDRLPQRLALRMVYQADSYDAILEMAKRGRGLAWLPRMVVNDALASGELLMAGGAEFCVSFDVSLHRLRANRSEMVMRIWTALTPSTTQ; encoded by the coding sequence ATGCAACTTGAATGGCTTGAGGATTTTGTCGAACTGGCGCGCACTCGCAGCCTGTCGCGTGCCGCCGAAAATCGCTGTGTCACGCATCCAGCGTTCGGTCGACGTATCCGGGCGCTGGAAGAATGGGTCGGCACGCCATTGATCGAGCGCAAGCAACCCCTGTCACTGACACCCTGCGGCCTGCTGTTCCTTGATGCCGCCACTCAATCGCTGGAATTGCTGGGCACTGTCAGAGCGCAGTTCAAAAATGACACCCTCAGCCGCGACGAACCGGTGCGCATCGCCACCGGCCGGACCCTGGCTTGTGACTTTTTCCCCGATTGGTACGAGTCATTGCACCCGAAACTGGGCAGCTTTGCGGTGTCATTGCTCACCAGCGGTGCGCAAGAAGCGATCAGCCGGTTGTCCGCCGGCGAGGTTGATCTGCTGCTGAGTTTTTCCAGCCCGCTGACCCAGACGCTGTTGGACCCGGAGCATTTCGACTCCCGAGTACTGGCCAAGGAGGAACTGCTACCGGTCAGCGCCCCGAGCGCCCCTGGGCAGCCGCAACTGCAGATACTCGCCGACAGCAACGCCCTGCCCATCCCTTGGCTGGCCTTCTCACCCACTCTGACACTGCGCAGCGTACTGGCCCGGCATTTGGATCGACTGCCGCAGCGCCTGGCGCTGCGAATGGTTTACCAAGCGGACTCCTATGACGCCATTCTGGAAATGGCCAAGCGTGGCCGGGGGCTGGCGTGGTTGCCGCGCATGGTCGTCAACGACGCGCTGGCATCGGGCGAGCTGCTGATGGCGGGGGGCGCCGAATTTTGCGTCAGTTTCGACGTTTCGCTGCATCGCCTGCGCGCCAACCGGAGCGAGATGGTGATGAGGATATGGACAGCCTTGACCCCCTCCACCACCCAGTAG
- a CDS encoding YqiA/YcfP family alpha/beta fold hydrolase, translated as MSASILYIHGFNSAPASNKACQLVTVMDTLGLADQLRVPALHHHPRQAIPQLEEAIAQLGRPLLVGSSLGGYYATHLAERHGLKALLVNPAVSPHRMFDGYLGTQKNLYTDETWELTHDHVTALAELEVPAPQDAARYQVWLQTGDETLDYRLAQQYYRACALRIQAGGDHGYQGFARQLPALLSFAGIGADQYQSFDFSAL; from the coding sequence ATGTCCGCTTCGATCCTGTATATCCACGGTTTCAACAGTGCGCCCGCGTCCAACAAGGCCTGCCAGCTGGTTACCGTGATGGACACCCTGGGCCTGGCTGATCAATTGCGCGTGCCGGCCCTGCATCACCATCCCCGTCAGGCAATTCCTCAATTGGAGGAAGCCATTGCCCAGCTGGGGCGGCCGCTGCTGGTCGGCAGCTCGCTCGGCGGCTACTATGCAACCCATCTTGCCGAGCGCCATGGCCTCAAGGCACTCCTGGTCAACCCGGCGGTCAGCCCCCATCGGATGTTCGACGGTTACCTGGGCACCCAGAAGAACCTCTACACCGATGAAACCTGGGAACTGACCCACGACCATGTCACGGCGCTGGCCGAGCTGGAAGTACCGGCGCCCCAGGACGCCGCGCGTTACCAGGTGTGGTTGCAGACCGGCGATGAAACACTGGATTATCGCCTCGCCCAGCAGTATTACCGGGCCTGTGCCTTGCGCATCCAGGCCGGTGGCGACCATGGTTACCAGGGGTTTGCCCGGCAATTACCGGCATTGTTGAGTTTTGCCGGCATTGGCGCAGATCAGTATCAATCCTTCGATTTCTCGGCACTGTAA
- the parE gene encoding DNA topoisomerase IV subunit B: MATPSASSYNADAIEVLSGLDPVRKRPGMYTDTSRPNHLAQEVIDNSVDEALAGHAKSVHVILHADHSLEVSDDGRGMPVDIHPEEGVSGVELILTKLHAGGKFSNKNYQFSGGLHGVGISVVNALSTLVRVKVKRDGNEYEMTFADGYKATDLQVIGTVGKRNTGTSVYFAPDPKYFDSPKFSISRLKHVLKAKAVLCPGLLVTFEDKGTGEKVEWHYEDGLRSYLEDSVSDFERLPNEPFCGSLAGNKEAVDWALLWLPEGGDSVQESYVNLIPTAQGGTHVNGLRQGLLDAMREFCEYRSLLPRGVKLAPEDVWERIAFVLSMKMQEPQFSGQTKERLSSREAAAFVSGVVKDAFSLWLNEHPELGLALAELAINNAGRRLKASKKVERKRITQGPALPGKLADCAGQDPMRSELFLVEGDSAGGSAKQARDKEFQAILPLRGKILNTWEVDGSEVLASQEVHNIAVAIGVDPGAADMSQLRYGKICILADADSDGLHIATLLCALFVQHFRPLVDAGHVYVAMPPLYRIDLGKEIFYALDEAERDGILDRLVAEKKRGKPQVTRFKGLGEMNPPQLRETTMDPNTRRLVQLTLEDFAATSEMMDMLLAKKRAPDRKSWLESKGNLAEVLG; encoded by the coding sequence ATGGCCACTCCCAGCGCTAGCTCTTATAACGCCGACGCCATCGAAGTCCTCTCGGGCCTCGACCCGGTGCGCAAACGCCCCGGCATGTACACCGACACCAGCCGGCCGAACCACCTTGCCCAGGAAGTCATCGACAACAGCGTCGACGAAGCCTTGGCCGGGCACGCCAAGTCGGTGCACGTCATTCTTCACGCCGACCACTCCCTGGAAGTGTCCGACGATGGTCGCGGCATGCCGGTGGACATTCACCCGGAAGAGGGTGTGTCGGGCGTCGAGCTGATCCTCACCAAGCTGCACGCCGGCGGCAAGTTCTCCAACAAGAACTACCAGTTCTCCGGTGGCTTGCACGGTGTGGGTATTTCCGTGGTCAACGCCCTGTCCACGTTGGTGCGGGTCAAGGTCAAGCGCGACGGCAACGAGTACGAGATGACCTTCGCCGATGGCTACAAAGCCACCGACCTGCAGGTCATCGGTACCGTCGGCAAGCGCAATACCGGCACCAGCGTGTACTTCGCGCCGGACCCTAAGTACTTCGATTCGCCGAAATTCTCCATCAGCCGCCTCAAGCACGTGCTCAAGGCCAAGGCCGTATTGTGCCCGGGCCTGCTGGTGACCTTTGAAGACAAAGGCACTGGCGAGAAAGTCGAGTGGCACTACGAAGACGGCCTGCGTTCCTACCTGGAAGACTCCGTCAGTGATTTCGAACGCCTGCCCAACGAGCCGTTCTGCGGCAGCCTGGCCGGCAACAAGGAAGCCGTCGACTGGGCGCTGCTGTGGCTGCCCGAAGGCGGCGACAGCGTGCAGGAAAGCTATGTCAACCTGATCCCCACCGCCCAGGGCGGCACCCACGTCAACGGCCTGCGCCAGGGCCTGCTGGATGCCATGCGCGAATTCTGCGAATACCGCAGCCTGCTGCCGCGTGGCGTGAAGCTGGCGCCGGAAGACGTGTGGGAGCGCATTGCGTTCGTGCTGTCGATGAAAATGCAAGAGCCGCAGTTCTCCGGCCAGACCAAGGAACGCCTGTCGTCCCGCGAAGCGGCGGCGTTTGTCTCCGGTGTGGTCAAGGATGCTTTCAGCCTGTGGCTCAACGAGCACCCGGAACTGGGCCTAGCCCTGGCGGAACTGGCGATCAACAACGCCGGCCGTCGCCTCAAGGCCAGCAAGAAGGTCGAGCGCAAGCGCATTACCCAGGGCCCGGCATTGCCGGGCAAGTTGGCCGATTGCGCCGGGCAGGACCCGATGCGCTCCGAGCTGTTCCTGGTCGAAGGTGACTCCGCCGGTGGTTCCGCCAAGCAAGCGCGGGACAAGGAATTCCAGGCGATCCTGCCGTTGCGCGGCAAGATCCTCAATACCTGGGAAGTCGATGGCAGCGAAGTCCTTGCCAGCCAGGAAGTGCACAACATTGCCGTGGCCATCGGCGTCGACCCAGGCGCAGCCGACATGAGCCAGCTGCGCTACGGCAAGATCTGCATCCTCGCCGACGCCGACTCCGACGGCCTGCACATCGCGACCCTGCTGTGCGCGTTGTTCGTGCAGCACTTCCGTCCGTTGGTGGATGCCGGTCACGTCTACGTCGCCATGCCGCCGCTGTACCGGATCGACCTGGGAAAGGAGATTTTCTACGCCCTGGACGAAGCCGAGCGCGATGGCATTCTCGACCGCCTGGTGGCCGAGAAGAAGCGTGGCAAGCCGCAGGTCACCCGATTCAAGGGCCTGGGTGAAATGAACCCGCCGCAACTGCGTGAGACCACCATGGACCCCAACACCCGGCGCCTGGTGCAGTTGACCCTGGAAGACTTCGCCGCCACCTCGGAAATGATGGACATGCTGCTGGCGAAGAAACGCGCGCCGGACCGCAAGTCCTGGCTGGAATCCAAGGGCAACCTGGCTGAGGTCCTGGGCTGA
- a CDS encoding esterase-like activity of phytase family protein, with product MRTGVALAILMLSGLVATSVVAAPVAELKLVSEHPVDGMRGGNLSGLALCGKELWTVSDRDDDQIYRLDTRAPTWQAEAVSIDVPPVPESGLPWGLRSRTKAASFIRGGDLDFEGITCDAAGNRYIVSEAHAAVLQVPVSGAPEWLKIAPGMVREARASGMLLHFNALFEGLAINPEGNQIWLAAERERRGLISIKRPQSLWDCDGPCVLLSEAGQEMQPAKFVGAKAVSKDFADLSLFNGKLFTLERNAFQICRRDTVTAKVELCWSFADETLTPERRYAQPYGLAEALVVDADGAWLGIDNNFGPRADGEKRPMVYRFAAPAGGWSAQP from the coding sequence ATGCGCACAGGTGTCGCCCTGGCGATCCTGATGTTGAGCGGGCTGGTGGCCACTTCGGTAGTTGCCGCGCCCGTGGCTGAGCTCAAGCTGGTGTCCGAACACCCGGTGGACGGCATGCGCGGCGGGAACCTGTCGGGCCTGGCGCTGTGTGGCAAGGAGCTGTGGACGGTTTCCGATCGTGATGACGACCAGATCTACCGTCTCGATACCCGTGCGCCGACCTGGCAAGCCGAAGCGGTAAGCATCGATGTGCCGCCGGTGCCGGAATCCGGGCTGCCCTGGGGGCTGCGTTCGCGCACCAAGGCTGCGTCGTTCATTCGCGGCGGCGACCTGGATTTCGAAGGCATCACCTGCGATGCCGCCGGCAATCGCTACATTGTCAGCGAAGCCCATGCGGCGGTGCTGCAAGTACCGGTGAGCGGTGCGCCTGAATGGTTGAAGATCGCCCCGGGCATGGTGCGTGAAGCCCGGGCCAGTGGCATGTTGCTGCACTTCAATGCGTTGTTCGAAGGCCTGGCAATCAACCCCGAGGGCAATCAGATCTGGCTGGCTGCGGAGCGTGAGCGGCGCGGCCTCATCTCCATCAAGCGCCCGCAAAGCCTGTGGGATTGCGACGGCCCTTGCGTGTTGCTGAGCGAGGCCGGCCAGGAGATGCAGCCGGCCAAGTTCGTCGGTGCCAAGGCGGTGTCCAAGGATTTCGCCGATCTGTCACTGTTCAACGGCAAGCTGTTTACCCTGGAGCGCAATGCGTTCCAGATCTGCCGGCGCGATACGGTCACGGCCAAGGTCGAGCTGTGCTGGTCGTTCGCCGACGAAACCCTGACGCCCGAGCGGCGTTACGCCCAGCCCTATGGCCTGGCCGAAGCCCTGGTGGTGGACGCAGACGGTGCCTGGCTGGGCATCGACAATAATTTCGGCCCCCGCGCCGATGGTGAAAAACGCCCCATGGTCTATCGTTTTGCCGCCCCCGCTGGCGGCTGGAGCGCCCAGCCATGA